Proteins from one Bactrocera neohumeralis isolate Rockhampton chromosome 3, APGP_CSIRO_Bneo_wtdbg2-racon-allhic-juicebox.fasta_v2, whole genome shotgun sequence genomic window:
- the LOC126753053 gene encoding facilitated trehalose transporter Tret1 isoform X2, whose product MTISYGGFSGWPSASFVELQSKDSPLETGPMSSSDVGWVGSIICVGGVLGTIFCSWFADRYGRKKCMLLVALPSLIGWWIIPFATTPTHLCIARVFGGFAGGGIFTVLPIYTAELAQDHVRGILGTVLMLTFNFGILCAFVLGNFFTYDKVAWILSSLSILFLLCFPFLKETPQHLLNKNKIKKAEKSLKYFRNIRALSHEWPEDFKFELDKLKADVKQKDDNDESNAITWKDINNLTTRKAFLIGIGIMTLMSFSGCFAMLNYSANIFKESGSSLSPTLSAIIVGVLQWVGSYMSTLLVERAGRKSLLLISTTGVALGHIIFGVYSYLDVLGYDVRGFSWLSIFSFSFTIFIASLGLLGLPYLIIAEIMPPKLRSMGSMIGMIQLWITTLIILKCLPLMIEVLGMHGMVFVFAGVCIAGIICIYLFIPETKGKTIEEILESL is encoded by the exons ATGACGATATCATATGGCGGCTTCTCTGGCTGGCCATCTGCCAGCTTCGTGGAACTGCAGTCCAAAGATAGTCCGCTCGAGACTGGGCCTATGTCGAGTTCGGATGTTGGTTGGGTGGGTTCTATAATTTGCGTGGGAGGTGTCCTAGGTACGATATTTTGTTCGTGGTTTGCTGATCGTTATGGGCGTAAAAAGTGCATGCTGTTGGTGGCGTTACCCTCATTG ATCGGTTGGTGGATTATACCCTTTGCTACTACGCCGACTCATCTTTGCATTGCACGTGTCTTCGGTGGTTTTGCTGGAGGTGGCATATTTACTGTTCTACCAATCTATACTGCCGAATTGGCGCAAGATCA TGTTCGCGGTATTTTGGGGACAGTTCTTATGTTAACATTTAATTTCGGCATACTCTGTGCATTCGTTCTGGGCAACTTCTTTACCTATGATAAGGTGGCTTGGATCCTTTCATCGCTGAGCATTCTGTTTCTGCTATGCTTTCCATTTTTGAAAGAAACTCCTCAAcaccttttaaataaaaataaaatcaag AAAGCTGAGAAATCACTGAAATACTTTCGTAATATACGAGCACTGTCACACGAGTGGCCTGAAGACTTCAAATTTGAATTGGATAAACTGAAGGCGGATGTTAAACAGAAAGACGACAATGACGAAAGTAATGCGATAACCTGGAAGGATATAA acaATCTAACAACACGTAAAGCATTCCTGATTGGTATTGGCATTATGACATTGATGTCGTTTTCTGGTTGTTTTGCTATGCTCAACTATTCGGCGAACATTTTTAAAGAGTCTGGCTCTAGTCTTTCGCCCACATTGTCTGCAATAATTGTAGGCGTACTTCAATGGGTCGGATCCTACATGTCAACGCTTTTGGTGGAACGCGCTGGTAGGAAG TCTTTACTGCTAATTTCAACCACTGGTGTTGCCTTGGGCCACATTATATTCGGTGTGTACTCTTATCTCGATGTGCTCGGCTACGACGTTCGTGGATTCTCTTGGTTGTCAATCTTCAGCTTCTCATTTACAATATTCATAGCGAGCTTGGGCTTGCTGGGGCTGCCCTACCTGATTATAGCGGAAATAATGCCACCGAAACTGCGCAGCATGGGCTCCATGATCGGCATGATTCAGTTGTGGATCACCACTTTAATTATACTAAAG TGTTTACCGTTAATGATCGAAGTGTTGGGTATGCACGGGATGGTCTTTGTCTTCGCCGGTGTATGCATAGCTGGCATCATATGCATCTATCTGTTTATACCCGAGACCAAAGGAAAAACCATCGAGGAAATCCTGGAGAGTTTATAG
- the LOC126753053 gene encoding facilitated trehalose transporter Tret1 isoform X1 — translation MTDGNQSKYQYLVGICANIMTISYGGFSGWPSASFVELQSKDSPLETGPMSSSDVGWVGSIICVGGVLGTIFCSWFADRYGRKKCMLLVALPSLIGWWIIPFATTPTHLCIARVFGGFAGGGIFTVLPIYTAELAQDHVRGILGTVLMLTFNFGILCAFVLGNFFTYDKVAWILSSLSILFLLCFPFLKETPQHLLNKNKIKKAEKSLKYFRNIRALSHEWPEDFKFELDKLKADVKQKDDNDESNAITWKDINNLTTRKAFLIGIGIMTLMSFSGCFAMLNYSANIFKESGSSLSPTLSAIIVGVLQWVGSYMSTLLVERAGRKSLLLISTTGVALGHIIFGVYSYLDVLGYDVRGFSWLSIFSFSFTIFIASLGLLGLPYLIIAEIMPPKLRSMGSMIGMIQLWITTLIILKCLPLMIEVLGMHGMVFVFAGVCIAGIICIYLFIPETKGKTIEEILESL, via the exons ATGACGGACGGAAATCAATCGAAATACCAGTACTTGGTTGGAATATGTG CAAATATTATGACGATATCATATGGCGGCTTCTCTGGCTGGCCATCTGCCAGCTTCGTGGAACTGCAGTCCAAAGATAGTCCGCTCGAGACTGGGCCTATGTCGAGTTCGGATGTTGGTTGGGTGGGTTCTATAATTTGCGTGGGAGGTGTCCTAGGTACGATATTTTGTTCGTGGTTTGCTGATCGTTATGGGCGTAAAAAGTGCATGCTGTTGGTGGCGTTACCCTCATTG ATCGGTTGGTGGATTATACCCTTTGCTACTACGCCGACTCATCTTTGCATTGCACGTGTCTTCGGTGGTTTTGCTGGAGGTGGCATATTTACTGTTCTACCAATCTATACTGCCGAATTGGCGCAAGATCA TGTTCGCGGTATTTTGGGGACAGTTCTTATGTTAACATTTAATTTCGGCATACTCTGTGCATTCGTTCTGGGCAACTTCTTTACCTATGATAAGGTGGCTTGGATCCTTTCATCGCTGAGCATTCTGTTTCTGCTATGCTTTCCATTTTTGAAAGAAACTCCTCAAcaccttttaaataaaaataaaatcaag AAAGCTGAGAAATCACTGAAATACTTTCGTAATATACGAGCACTGTCACACGAGTGGCCTGAAGACTTCAAATTTGAATTGGATAAACTGAAGGCGGATGTTAAACAGAAAGACGACAATGACGAAAGTAATGCGATAACCTGGAAGGATATAA acaATCTAACAACACGTAAAGCATTCCTGATTGGTATTGGCATTATGACATTGATGTCGTTTTCTGGTTGTTTTGCTATGCTCAACTATTCGGCGAACATTTTTAAAGAGTCTGGCTCTAGTCTTTCGCCCACATTGTCTGCAATAATTGTAGGCGTACTTCAATGGGTCGGATCCTACATGTCAACGCTTTTGGTGGAACGCGCTGGTAGGAAG TCTTTACTGCTAATTTCAACCACTGGTGTTGCCTTGGGCCACATTATATTCGGTGTGTACTCTTATCTCGATGTGCTCGGCTACGACGTTCGTGGATTCTCTTGGTTGTCAATCTTCAGCTTCTCATTTACAATATTCATAGCGAGCTTGGGCTTGCTGGGGCTGCCCTACCTGATTATAGCGGAAATAATGCCACCGAAACTGCGCAGCATGGGCTCCATGATCGGCATGATTCAGTTGTGGATCACCACTTTAATTATACTAAAG TGTTTACCGTTAATGATCGAAGTGTTGGGTATGCACGGGATGGTCTTTGTCTTCGCCGGTGTATGCATAGCTGGCATCATATGCATCTATCTGTTTATACCCGAGACCAAAGGAAAAACCATCGAGGAAATCCTGGAGAGTTTATAG